Genomic DNA from Segatella copri:
AGAAAGATAAATTTCACCCAAATGGGGAGGTATGGCTCGCATGTTGAGCAAACCTATCGCAACGCATTCGGCTTAAAAAAGTCGAAAAGCATTGACTGGCTCAAACTTAATGTCTCACTTGCCAAGCGCTTCTTTGGTAAACAGGGAAGATGGGCTATTGCCATTGATCCCAGCTACATCAGCAAAGCTGGCAAGAAGACTCCACATATCGGTCGTTTTTGGTCGGGATGTGCACAGTCTGTTAAACATGGTCTCGAAATCATGGGTATTGGCCTCATTGATATTGATGCCAAAGACTGCATGATGTTAAAAGCACACCAGTCGCTAAGTAATAAAGAACTGAGTCTTAGAAACAAGACAATGGTAGATTTCTATATCGGCGTCATTAAGCGTTATCGCAAGGAACTTCTCAAACTCTCAACCCTCATAGTTGCAGATGCTTACTTCTCTACAAGTACATTTGTTAATGGGATAAAGAAAGAAGGGTTCTCTTTGATAAGCCGCTTTCGTGACAATGCTTGTCTCTTTTATGTCTATGCTGGTCCACGTACTGGAAAACGTGGTCGCCCAAAGACCAAGGATGGCAAGATTGATATGAAGAATCTTGACCTCACTCGAATGGAGAAGATGGAGATGAAAGATATAGAAGGAATAGCTTATACTTTGATAGCCTATTCCAAGGCACTCAGGTGTAAAGTTAGACTTGTCATCTGGCAGATGCCGAATGGCAAGAAGAAACTATTCTTCTCTACAGACACCTCACTTTCGGGTGAAGAAGTACTTCTTTATTATAGAACCAGGTTCCAGATCGAATTTTGCTTTCGTGACGCCAAAGGCTATACTGGTCTTATGGACTGCCAGGCTCGCGATAAGTGGAAACTCGATTTTGCTTTCAATGCTTCGTTCACATCACTAAATGTTGCCAAGGTAACTATGAAGGAGATGGGAATGGAATATTCTATGTCTTCATTCAAGTCACTGATGACCAACATTTATATGGTGAAACGAATTTTTAAAGCAAGCGGGTACACCCCGAACCGAACTTTAATTAGCAAGATTTTCAAAGATCTCTCGTGCTTACAGCGTATAGCTGCTTAGCACATTATTGAATTATTAACGAACTATTGTTTAATTTAATCTGTCAGAAATTTGAGAATGCCGAGCAACACGCTGGTGCGGGTTCTTTCGTCGATGATGCATTCCAGCGGGAATCCCATGACGAAGCTGCGGTAAGTTGTGCTCTTGTAGGCAACAGCCGCACTCGTTCCCGTATCGTATTGCATCGCCGTGAAGGCGTAATTGCCAACCGGTTTCAATATCTCGGGATGGGTTGCCGCATAATGCTGGGCATTCAGCTCGTTATAATAGCTGAACTGCAGACCTAATCCCTTGACGTTAGGCGAAGTGTAGACAATACTGTCTCGTTCTGTTACGGTTGAATCTTCGGGATTGATTTCCCTGGTGATGGCCGTAGAACCTGTAGGCTCATAGCTGAGTTTCAGAATATCGCTCAGGAACGCCTGTTCCTCTTCAGTCTGCATGTCGCTTCCGGTGTAAGAACCGCTTATCAGAATTCTGCCGCCTTGGCTGGCGTATTGCCTGATGCTGTTCTGCAGGGCAGGCGTGAACGACTTGAAGAAGGTGTGAGTATAGCCGTCATGGCGCTCTAATCCGTTGATGAGGTCAACTGCCTGATAGTTCTTCATCTGAACCCTGCCGCTGGTGATGACTTCGCTCGAACAGCTGGAAATATTATATTTGCCCGAAGCTGCAATACTTGTAGCATGCGCCTGAACGTAGTTGAAGTCATTGCCTGCCACAAACTTACCAATCATTTCGTTGCCGCTGAAACCGAGTCCGAAACTGGTTTCGTTGCCCATTCTGCTTCTGTCGAACACCTGTTGCTTGCCGCTCCATCCCGCCGTCAGTCCGTAGCTTACGCCCGGATCCTGATTGAGGTCAAATCCCTGCTTTTCCTCATCATCCACGACCTGCGGAGAGGCAAGGCGATGGAAATTGTTTACGATGAGCACAGACTTGCTGGCAGCAGGATTATAGAGCACAGAGAGGGTTTCGGTGGTGAAACTTTCTCCTCCCGCATTAACCGCAGCCACCTTAAAATGGTAAAGCTTGCCCGGTTCCAGCTGCATCTGGCAGCGGGTGGTGTTCACGATGGTTCCGTTGTCAAAACCGCCTTGTCCCTCAGCCTTATAAATAATGTAAGAAGTAGGGCGGGCAGATGGTTCCGTCTTGTCCAGCTGAGCAGTCCATGAGAGTAGGGCAACGCCTTGGTTCTGCGTAACGCTGAAGTTCTGCGGAGCCAGCGGCTGGACCACGTATCGGGTTCCATGATTGCTGTTTACGAAGCGCAGGATAGTTTTGTAGATGGAGCGTGCGATATAGAATTTTCCGAGCGGATCCTGAGCAATTCTCATATCAGGGAAATTCTGATGCGAAAGCATTTCGAGAATAGCCGACGGAACTTCCGGCAGACGGGTTTCAGAATAGTTTCTGTCCCATAGGTAGCGTTTGCCGAATTCTCCGAACTGAGCCGTCAGATCCGTAACGAGATTATCGCGCAAAGCCCTGGCGAAATCCTTGGATGTGAATCTGGAGATTCCGCTGTTCAGTATTCCGTCGTTATAATCTGTGGTGCAGATAGCAAGGGCTCCAACGGTAGATTTTCCGTCCTTATTGTAACCCGCATCACTATGAAGTGCCAGCGAGAGTTCTATAGGCACATGCTTGCCATTTTTGGCAGGCATGTAAACCGAACCGCCGCCCAGCCAATTGGTCATCAGCGAACGGGTGTTGATGTCGTCGGCGTAATCATTTTCTCCCTTTCGGCCTCCATAAACCTTATAGGGAGCACCAGCCCATTGGGCGTAGTATCTGGCTCCTTCCAGGCAACGGGGCAATCCGCTGGTGTAACCGCCACGCTCTATGTTTCCCATGCCGCCGCCAAAGCGGACAGCATCTGTAGTTACTACTCCACGGCGTGAAGCCTTGTTGGTGCAGACCACCCGGTTGAACTCGTTGCAGCCCTTGTCGAAATCGAAGGTGCCCAGGTAAACCCAGGTACCTCCGCCCATGCGCTGGTTAACGGAAAACTCCGTGGCTTCGCCCTTGTGATAAACGATGTATTTTGCATCGCTCACGCTCTTGGGGAGCGACTGGTAGCTTACGTAGACTGCGTATTTGCCGGCTTCCTTGAAACGGGGCTGGTAGCTTACCTGGCTAGTTTTCTTGCGCTTGGTAGCCTTCGCCTGTCTCACGGTTCCCATGCGGAACGGATTTTCCCCATCTTTCAGTCGGTAGCGGTTGGCAAAACCGAGCGAATCGCATTTTTTCCATCGCTTGCTCGCCTCCTTTTCGAAATAATAAACCGACTTGACAGCATCATCATTATCGATGACGATTTCGTTTCTCTGCCAGTCTCTTTCACGGGGTGTGAAGACGATGGCTCCCGCATTCTGGAGCATCGGGATGAGGTAGGGCACGACGATGGTTTGGGTAAAAAGATCTTCGTTTGTGCAAAACAGGTTAGGGCGTTGCCATTTCCATACATCTCTGTCGGCATAATAATACCGTCCGTGCGAGGCCCATAGCGAAAGGTGCCTGTTCTGTAGTCCTGCCGTAACGAAATAAGGGCGGGAAACATTAAACACCCATGGGTCGCCATCATAATCTATGCCTTGCCATGCGCCGCTGTTAGCCTCGTCGTAGATAGGAAAAAACGATTTGCCGTTAGCCTGAAGCGAAGCTCCAGCGGCTAACAGCAAACTGCTTATCAAACAATATGTTATGTTTTGGTGTTTCACTTTACGAATACTCCTTCTTTAATAGCTGACTAAACCGTTATCTTCTAAGGTTTAATCAATATTTCCGATTGTGAACTTCTCCGGTTTCTTTCCTTTGAAATCCTTGAAGTACAACTTGATTTCACGCATGTCTTTGTCAACATCTCCTGACGGGATAATCTGCCTGGTGCATTGGATGACCTTCTTCTCATAGTCAAGCCCATAGAGATGGATAGGCAGATGCGCCTTGAGGGCTATGAAATAGAATCCCTTTTTCCATTCCGGGTTGAGCGAGCGGGTACCTTCGGGCGTAATGCACAGTCCGAAAGCCTTGCGCTTATCCGCTTCTGCAGCCAGATTATCCGTCATGCTGGTATGTTTGCTTCTCCACACAGGAATACCGCCCATCTTTCTGAAGATAGGACCTAGCGGCCAGAAGAACCATTCCTTTTTCATAAGGAAATTACATTTGATTCCCTCAGCATGGGCAAAGAGCTGGCCTAGGATCAGATCCCAGTTGCTGGTGTGCGGAGCCATGCAGATAATATACTTTTCAGGAAGCTCCTGGGTGATGATTTTCTTATAGCCCAAGCGCTTATACAATATCCATTGACAAATTCCTTTTACCATATATTTAAATAGGTGTATTTCCTGATTCTGATGATGAAAGGATTATGCCAGGTTTGAAATCTGGTCGATGATTTCGCTCACCTGCTTGTTGAAGTCGACTGTGAGTTTCTTATAATATTCACCCTTCGTGATTCCCGGTTCCGGGTGAGACACGCGGCTGATGTAATCGCCGTTGATCATGACGATAGCTGAAAGAATGCCATCCACATCTTCCTGTGTAGGCTTACCATTATACAAAGATGCAGCTACTGTTTCGGCGAAAAGTTCGCTTGTAATGTAGTTGATTGTGCGCTTTAAATCTCTTTTATTAGCCATAATTCTTTTCTCCTAATTAATGAATAATTAAAAATATCGCTCAAAGATAATCATTTTCTTTGAAATAACATCATTTTTTGGGAAAAAATGTATCTATTAACGCATTTTTAGCATTTTTCTTTCCGTATCTCGCAGAAAAGAGTTATTTTTGCAGATGTTTTTGAAGTTTCAACTAATTAAAATAAAAACGAATTATGGAAAAAAGTGCATTGCAGATTGCAAGAGCTGCTTATCAGCCAAAATTGCCTAAGGCTCTCCAGGGCCCAGTAAAGGCAGTTGAAGGTGCAGCAACACAGTCAGTAGGTAATCAGGACGAAATCAAGGCGTTGTTCCCTAACACTTATGGAATGCCTGTTATTACATTCGAGGCAGGTGAGGCTAAGGAACTTCCTGCTTTCAACGTAGGTGTTATCCTCTCAGGTGGTCAGGCTCCTGGCGGTCACAACGTGATTTCTGGTCTCTTCGACGGTGTGAAGTCTCTCAACCCAGCTAACAAGCTCTATGGTTTCATCCTCGGTCCTGGTGGTCTCGTTGACCATAAGTACATGGAGATTACTTCTGAAATCATGGACGAATACCGCAATACTGGTGGTTTCGACATCATCGGTTCCGGACGTACCAAGCTTGAGAAGGAAGACCAGTTTGAGAAGGGTATTGAGATTCTTCGTGAACTCGGCATCAAGGCACTTGTCATCATCGGTGGTGACGACTCAAATACCAACGCTTGCGTTCTCGCAGAATACTATGCTGCCAAGAAGTATGGCGTACAGGTAATCGGTTGCCCTAAGACTATCGACGGCGACTTGAAGAACGAGCAGATTGAGACTTCTTTCGGTTTCGATACAGCCTGCAAGACATATTCTGAGCTCATCGGTAACATCGAGCGCGACTGTAACTCAGCACGTAAGTACTGGCACTTCATCAAGCTGATGGGTCGTTCAGCATCTCACATCGCTCTTGAGTGCGCTCTCCAGACTCAGCCAAACATCTGCTTGATTTCTGAGGAGGTAGAGGCTAAGGAAATGTCACTCGATGATGTGGTTACTTATATTGCAACTGCAGTAGCTAACCGTGCTGCTGAGGGTAACAACTTCGGTACTGTTCTCATCCCAGAGGGCTTGATCGAGTTCATCCCAGCTATCAAGAAGCTTATCGCAGAATTGAACGAGGTTCTTACAGACCCTGCAACAGGCGAGAGCCGTGAGTTTGCAAGTGCTGAGGAGCAGATTGCATTCGTTAAGGGTGCCATCGCTAAGGACAACCTCGCAGTATTGGAGTCTTTGCCAGCTGACGTAGCTCGCCAGCTTTGCCTCGACCGCGACCCTCACGGAAACGTACAGGTTTCTCTCATCGAGACAGAGAAGTTGCTTTCTCGCATGGTAGCTGAGAAGTTGGCTGCATGGAAGAAGGAGGGTAAGTACGTAGGTAAGTTCTCTGCACAGCACCACTTCTTCGGTTACGAGGGACGTTGCGCAGCTCCTTCTAACTACGATGCTGACTACTGCTACTCACTCGGTTTCAACGCTTCACGCCTCATCGCTAACGGCAAGACCGGTTACATGTCAATCATTAAGAACACAACAGCTCCTGCAGCAGAATGGATTGCAGGTGGTGTGCCAATCACTATGATGATGAACATCGAGCGTCGTAATGGTGCTAACAAGCCAGTTATCCGCAAGGCTCTCGTTGAGCTGGATGGCGCTCCATTCAAGTTCTTCGCTTCTAAGCGCGATGAGTGGGCTAAGGAAACAGCTTACGTTTATCCAGGTCCTATCCAGTACTGGGGTCCTTCTGAGGTTTGCGACCAGACCACAAAGACTCTCCAGTTGGAGCAGGCTAAGTAAAAAATAGAATAAATATTTTTTTATATGTCAACAAGACGAACGGCTTCTTCACAGAAAAAGAGTGCCATGACGAGAAAGAAAACTCCTCGGCGTGGCGGCTCCCGTGGTAGAAGGCGTTCGTCTTCTTTTTTGCAACGCTATCCCCGTTGGGCGTGGTGGATAGGCGGAACGGCGGTTATCGTGCTCTATGTCTTTCTGTTCTATCATTTCTTTGTAGGTCCTACTGGTTTCCGATGGCGTGCGCTTTATGGCGATGCTGAATATCCTGAAGGTTTCGAAATTCATGGAATCGACATTTCGCATTATCAGGGCAAGATAGACTGGGAACAGCTCAAGAATGCGATGATCAAGGGTTGTCCTGTGCGCTTCGTCATCATCAAGAGTACGGAAGGTTCTTCACGGCTCGATGAGAATTTCCGCGAGAACTTTAATCAGGCTCGCGATTTCGGTTTCATCCGGGGTGTTTATCATTTCTGGAGCAATAAGTCGACGGCCCGCGAACAGGCTTATTATTTCCTAGACCAGGTTCATCTTACGGATGGCGATTTGCCTCCGGTACTGGATATTGAACATAAGCCGGCAGATAAGAGTGTGGAGGATTTCCAGCGTGATGTGCTTACCTGGCTGCATATTGTAGAGGATAAGTATCATGTTAAACCTATCATCTACACCTATTATAAATTCAAGGAGCAATATCTGAGTGCGCCTGTCTTCGAAGATTATCCTTACTGGATAGCCCACTATTATGTTGACAAGGTTCAGTATAAGGGCAAATGGAAGTTCTGGCAGCATACGGATGTGGGCAAGTTGCCGGGCATTAAAGGCTACGTAGATTTCAATATTTACAACGGCAGTTATTATGAGCTCAAGCAGCTCTGCATAGGAAGCAATAATAATGAGAAGAAATTCATGGAATAAAGGTTGGACTTTTGGCAATATGCGAAAATCCAACCTTTATTCGTATGTTTTAATCTGATATTTCTGATTTCAGATTTTTCGTTCTGAATGTTTAGAATCAGAAAAGAATCTTTATGAACCTAAAACAAGGCAGGCCCAATTGTTGTCAATCTGTCTGTTTATTTCATGCATTCCCAGTTCTTCTGCTTTCTCCAGGAGTACAGGAATATCTTCTTCGTAGAAGCCGCTCAGAACCAAGGTTCCGCCGATGTTCATCACGCTACGGAAAGCGCGCATGTCGTCGAGCAGAATGTTGCGGTTGATGTTGGCTAGAACCAGGTCGAAAACGCCGCTGATGTGGTTGATTACCTGACTGTTGCCAAAGAGTACTTCCATGTTAGTTACGCCGTTGAGCACGGCATTATGCTTGGCATTTTCCACGCTCCACTCGTCAATATCGTAGCCTACCACGTCTTTCGCTCCGAGTTTTGAGCAGGTGAGGGCAAGGATTCCCGTACCCGTTCCGCAATCCAGGATGCGCTTGGTTCTGATAGGCATGTGGAGCAGCTGCGAAATAATCATGCGTGTGGTTTCGTGGTTTCCTGTTCCGAACGCCAGTTTCGCCTCAATACCTATTTCTATCATGTCGGGTCTGTTGCTCGTATCGGGATAGAGTTCGGGATGTTTCGCATCGTAAATCACCACCTGGTTGTCCACATAAATTGGTTCGAATCCCTGTTCTTCCCATTCCTGGTTCCAATCCTTATCTTCTGCATCTTTCACCTCGTAGGTAATTTTCGCATCCCCGATAGGGAAATCAGCAATATAGGCATCCAGCATCTCCTTGTCGAAGAGTTCTTTCTGCACATACGCTTCCAGTCCGGTTTCTGTTTCTTCAAAAGATTCAAATCCGGCTTCGGCTGCACCATCGGCAAGCAGATCCTGAGAGGCCTGCATCAAGTCGGCAGTCGTTTCAATAGTGAATGTTGCTACTAAATATTTCATATTTAATTTGTATTAATTTCTTGTCTAAAAACGCCTTCGAATGTTCAAAAAAGCTAGATTTGTTTTAAATCTTCTGCAAAATTATAAAAAAATAGGGGAAAACCTACAATTATTTAGGGAAATTCTGTATTTTTGCATAAAGATAAGCAATATTTTTGCATCCAGATTATTATATAATCAGAAAAGGGCTCTTTCTGGAGTATTTTTCCTGATGGTTTATGATGGATCTGGAAAGAGAAAAATGGAAAAAAATAAATAGGAGAACAGAATATGAAAAGAAAGTATCTTCTTGCAGTCCTTATCGCAGCTGCGATGCCACTCACTTCGATGGCACAGGACGATGACCTCTACTTCAATCCGAAGAAGGAGGCCAAAGAAAAGGCTGAAAGACGGGCTCTGCTCCAGCGCCAGTATGCTGAACAGCGGGCACGTAGAGATAGTGTTTATCGGCTGTTTTGGAGCGGAAGCGACCGTTCGGTAGATGAATACAATCGAGGCGGCAGAATCTTCAGCCATTATGAGAATGTAGGGAAAGATTCCCTGGGCAACGACATTATCCAGTTCCATGTGGGCAAGGGTGTGGCGCCAGATAGCATTTATGATGATGCTTACTTCGCCCAGAAGTATGCTGACAGGGATGAGGATTTCGTACGCACACGCGAGATGAGCCGATGGGACGGATTCTATGATCCATGGTTCTACGATTATTATGGTTACGGTCCTTACTACTGGCGCAGCCGCATGTGGGGCTGGCACAATCCTTGGCGCTACGGCTATTATGCCGGCTGGTATGATCCTTGGTTCGACCCTTGGTACGATCCTTGGTATTATGGTTACTGCGGCTGGTATGGTGGCTGGTATGACCCTTGGTATTATGGCTGGGGCGGCTACTACAATCCTTGGTATTGGGGCGGTCCGATAATCGGACATGTTAGCTATGGTGGACGCAATTCGGGCGGTTATGCAGGAAGCAGAACTTATCGTTATAATGGCGATAAAGGCTATGCTGGCAACAGTACTTACCGAAGCAACAGAAACCGCAATTTCGGCGGTCGCATCAACGATAATGGCCGTTACAATAGCGTTCGTAACAATAATACCAACAACTTCGACCGCAGCAACTTTGGCGGATTCGGAAACCGTAGTGGAGCCAGCTTCGGAGGCGGAACGCATTCCGGTGGCGGAAGCTTTGGCGGAGGAGGCGGTAGCTTCGGAGGCGGCAGTCGCTCAGGTGGCGGCGGCTTTGGCGGAAGAAGATAGTCGCTTTTAAAGTTTATGGTTAATAGTTTATAGCTTGGGCCTTTGTTCTGAGGATGAAGACCTTAAGAATTAAGTAAAGAATTAAGAGATTATGAAGAATTTAAAATATTTATTCCTGGCTTCATTGGGACTCATGTCAGCCCCAATGTTGGCTCAGGAAACTTATCAGGATACTAAGTTTGCAGAAAATTCCCTCACGGGTACTGCACGCTATGTAGGTATGGGTGGAGCTATGGAAGCCTTGGGCGCAGATATTTCTACCATTTCCAGCAACCCTGCCGGTTTGGGTCTGTTCAGAAAGAGCATGGCAAGTTTCTCAGCTGGCGTTGTGGCTCAGCCTGGAGCTGATACGGAACTCAATTTCGATAAAACTCCTTTTGGCTTCGACGGAAAAAAATCGGTTCCTAGTTTCGACCAGATTGGTTTCGTTTGGGCTGCTACAAATGGCGATTCGAATGTAAAGCTCAACTTCGGTTTCAACTATCACAAGAGCACAAATTTCTCTCAGATTCTTTCTGCTGCCAATTATCTCAACGGAGCATCTCAAACCAAATGGGCTTCTGCCAAGACGGCTTACGCTAACAAATTGGATGAGCAGCACAAAGGAGATGGCGATCTGGTTTGGAATGCGGTAGATGCTAACTATAATAAGTTGATGGGCAAAGACGAGGAAGGAAACCAGATGACCTACGATGGCCGTTCGTTCCTCTTTGGCCAGTATCAGAAGGGCTACATAGGCGAATATGATTTCAATATTAGCGTGGGCTTCAACGACCGCGTATGGTTGGGTTTCACCTTGGGCATTCATGATGTTCATTACCGCAGCAATTCTGTTTATACAGAGAATTATGTGGCTGATAAGGAGGCTTACGGAACAGCTTGGGAAAACCAGCGTATCACGGGTACGGGTTATGATGCAAAACTGGGTATTATCTTCCGTCCGGTAGAAGATTCTCCTTTCCGTATTGGTGCTTATGTCAATTCGCCAGTATTTTATGATTTGTCGATGGATGGAACAGCTGACCTGGAACTCGTTGACAAGAACATAACAGACGAAAACGGCAATTATGCTGAGGCTAGCAATACGAACAGTTCAAGTCTCGATTATCGTCTGAATACGGCTTGGAAGACGGGTATCAGCTTAGGTCACACCATCGGCGGCAATCTTGCCCTGGGTGCTACTTACGAGTATGCATGGTACAATCACATGGATAATCGTGTGAAGGATGGCGGTTATTATGATGGTTATTGGGACGAATATTATGAAACCAGTTCAAGCGATGACCTCATGAATGATCATACCAAGCAGTCGTTGCAGGGCGTGAGCACGCTGAAGCTGGGTCTGGAATACAAGCCTGTCAGTATGTTGGCGCTCCGCCTGGGTTATAATTACGTTTCTCCGATGTTCAAGGAGAGCGCAGACCGTGACCAGACAATCCCTTCTCAGGGAACAATCTACGCCACCTCTACAGATTATACCAACTGGAAGGCGACTAACCGATTTACAGCCGGCGTAGGTTTCAACTACGAGAAGCTGTCTATTGATGTGGCTTACCAGTACAGTTGTCAGAATGGTGACTTCTATCCATTTGCAGCCTGGGAGGAGCTTGGTGCGAATGCAGCTCCTGCAACCAAGGTTGACAACAAACGCCACCAGTTGCTGATGACCGTTGGCTATAGGTTCTAAAATGTGAAGGTAGGGGAGTTATTGATTAAATAATGTGAAATCCCGATAAAAAAGCCCACACTTGAGAAAAAAGTTGGGAAAAAGTTTGGCGGTTTCATATAAAAGCCCTATCTTTGCAATCAAGAAATCGGGATGATTTCGTGTCATAGATTAGGTTTTTAGATTAAAGGTGTTATTCACCTTATTTTCTAGGATTAAAAAATATTAGTTTTTTTAGTGGTTAATTTAGTTTTAGTAAGTATGTTTAGGGTCTGTTGTGAAACAGGCCCTATTTTTTTGTGTCTTTACCAAAAAAATCCCCCAACAGGATGGCTTGGAAACCATACCTGTCGGGGGAAGTAATAATCCTAAATAAATCTACCTTGAATAAACTAATACCGGCCTTATTTGAACTATTAAATCATATATTATTTGTTTCTGTAATTATCAAGACCCTTGTTCAGGAAGTCGAGATAAGCACTAACATCTTCTTTGAAACTGAAGGCTGCTGCAAGAGGATTGCCATCGTTGTCAATAGCCACATAGAATGGCTGGGCATTAGCTCCAAACTTGCTTGCCTGCAGATAACTCCACTTGTCGCCAACGGTTCTCAGGGTGCGCTTCTCGCCATTAAACGTTACCTCCATAGGCTCAGCAAGAGGAGTCTTGTCATCTACATAAAGTGAGATGAGAACATAATCCTTTGTCAGCTTATCGGCAACCGATGGATCTGTCCAGACAGAAGCCTCCATCTTGCGGCAGTTTACACAACCATAACCCGTGAAATCAAGCAATACCGGTTTGCCGGAAGCCTTGGCAGCAGCCATTCCCAACTCATAATCCTTATAAGCAGGCTCTACGGTCTTGGTGTTGAGGTTGAAGTCCTGTGTATTAATAGGTGGAGCAAATGCGCTCACAGCCTTGCAAGGAGCACCCCAGAGACCTGGAATCATGTAAACCGAGAATGCCAAAGAACAGAGACCCAACATGATGCAGGCTACAGGCATAGGCTTGTTGATGTCGCCTCCGATTGCATCAACCTGGAACTTCAGCTTGCCGATGAGATAGAGACCCAACAGACCGAAGATGACAATCCAGAGAGAGAGGAATACCTCGCGGTCCATGATGTGCCAGCCGTAAGCCAGATCGGCTACAGAGAGGAACTTCAGAGAGAAGGCAAGCTCGATGAAGCCGAGCACAATCTTGATGGTCTCCATCCAAGAACCCGACTTAGGAGCCGACTTCAACCATGATGGGAAGAGGGCGAAGAGGGTGAATGGGAGCGCCAGAGCAAGCGCAAAACCGAACATTCCTACGGTAGGAGCGAGCCAGTCGCCGGATGTAACGGTCTGAACCAGCAGCAAACCGATGATAGGAGCTGTACATGAGAAGCTGACCAATACCAGGGTAAAAGCCATCAGGAAGATAGAAATCATACCCGTGGTGCTGGAAGCCTTGTTGTCTACCGCATTTCCCCAACTGTCAGGCAATTTGATTTCAAACCAACCGAAGAACGAGAAGGCGAAAACGGCAAGCAGGAGGAAGAGGATGA
This window encodes:
- a CDS encoding diphosphate--fructose-6-phosphate 1-phosphotransferase, with amino-acid sequence MEKSALQIARAAYQPKLPKALQGPVKAVEGAATQSVGNQDEIKALFPNTYGMPVITFEAGEAKELPAFNVGVILSGGQAPGGHNVISGLFDGVKSLNPANKLYGFILGPGGLVDHKYMEITSEIMDEYRNTGGFDIIGSGRTKLEKEDQFEKGIEILRELGIKALVIIGGDDSNTNACVLAEYYAAKKYGVQVIGCPKTIDGDLKNEQIETSFGFDTACKTYSELIGNIERDCNSARKYWHFIKLMGRSASHIALECALQTQPNICLISEEVEAKEMSLDDVVTYIATAVANRAAEGNNFGTVLIPEGLIEFIPAIKKLIAELNEVLTDPATGESREFASAEEQIAFVKGAIAKDNLAVLESLPADVARQLCLDRDPHGNVQVSLIETEKLLSRMVAEKLAAWKKEGKYVGKFSAQHHFFGYEGRCAAPSNYDADYCYSLGFNASRLIANGKTGYMSIIKNTTAPAAEWIAGGVPITMMMNIERRNGANKPVIRKALVELDGAPFKFFASKRDEWAKETAYVYPGPIQYWGPSEVCDQTTKTLQLEQAK
- a CDS encoding fibronectin type III domain-containing protein, which codes for MLLAAGASLQANGKSFFPIYDEANSGAWQGIDYDGDPWVFNVSRPYFVTAGLQNRHLSLWASHGRYYYADRDVWKWQRPNLFCTNEDLFTQTIVVPYLIPMLQNAGAIVFTPRERDWQRNEIVIDNDDAVKSVYYFEKEASKRWKKCDSLGFANRYRLKDGENPFRMGTVRQAKATKRKKTSQVSYQPRFKEAGKYAVYVSYQSLPKSVSDAKYIVYHKGEATEFSVNQRMGGGTWVYLGTFDFDKGCNEFNRVVCTNKASRRGVVTTDAVRFGGGMGNIERGGYTSGLPRCLEGARYYAQWAGAPYKVYGGRKGENDYADDINTRSLMTNWLGGGSVYMPAKNGKHVPIELSLALHSDAGYNKDGKSTVGALAICTTDYNDGILNSGISRFTSKDFARALRDNLVTDLTAQFGEFGKRYLWDRNYSETRLPEVPSAILEMLSHQNFPDMRIAQDPLGKFYIARSIYKTILRFVNSNHGTRYVVQPLAPQNFSVTQNQGVALLSWTAQLDKTEPSARPTSYIIYKAEGQGGFDNGTIVNTTRCQMQLEPGKLYHFKVAAVNAGGESFTTETLSVLYNPAASKSVLIVNNFHRLASPQVVDDEEKQGFDLNQDPGVSYGLTAGWSGKQQVFDRSRMGNETSFGLGFSGNEMIGKFVAGNDFNYVQAHATSIAASGKYNISSCSSEVITSGRVQMKNYQAVDLINGLERHDGYTHTFFKSFTPALQNSIRQYASQGGRILISGSYTGSDMQTEEEQAFLSDILKLSYEPTGSTAITREINPEDSTVTERDSIVYTSPNVKGLGLQFSYYNELNAQHYAATHPEILKPVGNYAFTAMQYDTGTSAAVAYKSTTYRSFVMGFPLECIIDERTRTSVLLGILKFLTD
- a CDS encoding 1-acyl-sn-glycerol-3-phosphate acyltransferase, producing the protein MVKGICQWILYKRLGYKKIITQELPEKYIICMAPHTSNWDLILGQLFAHAEGIKCNFLMKKEWFFWPLGPIFRKMGGIPVWRSKHTSMTDNLAAEADKRKAFGLCITPEGTRSLNPEWKKGFYFIALKAHLPIHLYGLDYEKKVIQCTRQIIPSGDVDKDMREIKLYFKDFKGKKPEKFTIGNID
- a CDS encoding transposase — its product is MNIGLDQYMDIFKDAVEDSAAKLTKSFEKILIEVIILFMVIPRKINFTQMGRYGSHVEQTYRNAFGLKKSKSIDWLKLNVSLAKRFFGKQGRWAIAIDPSYISKAGKKTPHIGRFWSGCAQSVKHGLEIMGIGLIDIDAKDCMMLKAHQSLSNKELSLRNKTMVDFYIGVIKRYRKELLKLSTLIVADAYFSTSTFVNGIKKEGFSLISRFRDNACLFYVYAGPRTGKRGRPKTKDGKIDMKNLDLTRMEKMEMKDIEGIAYTLIAYSKALRCKVRLVIWQMPNGKKKLFFSTDTSLSGEEVLLYYRTRFQIEFCFRDAKGYTGLMDCQARDKWKLDFAFNASFTSLNVAKVTMKEMGMEYSMSSFKSLMTNIYMVKRIFKASGYTPNRTLISKIFKDLSCLQRIAA
- the prmA gene encoding 50S ribosomal protein L11 methyltransferase; the protein is MKYLVATFTIETTADLMQASQDLLADGAAEAGFESFEETETGLEAYVQKELFDKEMLDAYIADFPIGDAKITYEVKDAEDKDWNQEWEEQGFEPIYVDNQVVIYDAKHPELYPDTSNRPDMIEIGIEAKLAFGTGNHETTRMIISQLLHMPIRTKRILDCGTGTGILALTCSKLGAKDVVGYDIDEWSVENAKHNAVLNGVTNMEVLFGNSQVINHISGVFDLVLANINRNILLDDMRAFRSVMNIGGTLVLSGFYEEDIPVLLEKAEELGMHEINRQIDNNWACLVLGS
- a CDS encoding glycoside hydrolase family 25 protein; the encoded protein is MSTRRTASSQKKSAMTRKKTPRRGGSRGRRRSSSFLQRYPRWAWWIGGTAVIVLYVFLFYHFFVGPTGFRWRALYGDAEYPEGFEIHGIDISHYQGKIDWEQLKNAMIKGCPVRFVIIKSTEGSSRLDENFRENFNQARDFGFIRGVYHFWSNKSTAREQAYYFLDQVHLTDGDLPPVLDIEHKPADKSVEDFQRDVLTWLHIVEDKYHVKPIIYTYYKFKEQYLSAPVFEDYPYWIAHYYVDKVQYKGKWKFWQHTDVGKLPGIKGYVDFNIYNGSYYELKQLCIGSNNNEKKFME